One genomic window of Haliotis asinina isolate JCU_RB_2024 chromosome 4, JCU_Hal_asi_v2, whole genome shotgun sequence includes the following:
- the LOC137282529 gene encoding kelch-like protein 9 isoform X1: MFVPAIRSSPLLNSGDEVKCNTMSEGQKIQAEGYGDMVIQKLHTLRQNNELCDFRVSADGRVFEVHKALLAATSDYFRVMFGGVMAESKQDTVDLKGVTADGLQQVIDFIYSGEMALHYENLTEIINTASHLQVASALDVCSTYIKSLMTFDNAEDFLNIADTYSLEKVLTHWENMIQEKFYDFSQTQAYLKMDAETLSKHLSRDSLRITSEYQLMCCLDKWFRSNPMRIVNDGYTVFSKIRFPLMSEQELAMVRDSEIIQRCSTQVKELVRKGYHYHDACKKGHPMIDESTRVRSNSSSIILIHHGTSYMPFQVTAYNSNAGMFYSVYSDVNGSRDCRIASVDNFAYICRVVDFGGGTLMSSLFRFDPRHLIGQELRPMRRLRIDFTLVSFNRSVYAFGGSTEQFAILDSVERYSAVNNTWEDIVAMPAPTHSLSAIVYGERIYLSGGISGQDRQTINTFISFDPATQRYETKPGMFYARRLHDMVAYDGSIYVLGGIPRPGVPLHGQIPIECFSFHTNQWTMLSSTLSGRSVGHYINFEGQILSLGHEHHNATEDEIWAYDTDLDDWSKYAKAPQRMSLNSAICTQLYVNFDDEKIAKKFIKEK; this comes from the exons ATGTTTGTGCCGGCCATTCGATCGTCACCATTGTT AAACTCTGGTGATGAGGTGAAGTGCAACACAATGAGTGAGGGCCAGAAGATCCAGGCAGAAGGATATGGGGACATGGTAATACAGAAACTTCACACACTTCGACAAAACAATGAACTCTGTGACTTTAGGGTCTCCGCTGATGGCCGCGTCTTCGAG GTCCACAAGGCCCTGCTCGCAGCCACCAGCGACTACTTCCGGGTCATGTTTGGAGGAGTCATGGCTGAGAGCAAGCAGGACACTGTTGACCTCAAGGGGGTCACGGCAGATGGCCTGCAACAGGTCATCGACTTTATCTATTCTGGAGAGATGGCGCTGCACTACGAAAACCTCACAGAAATCATCAACACTGCAAGTCACCTGCAG GTTGCATCTGCCCTTGACGTCTGCAGCACTTACATCAAGTCCCTGATGACTTTTGACAATGCTGAAGATTTCCTCAACATTGCTGACACCTATTCTCTGGAGAAGGTCCTTACACATTGGGAAAATATGATCCAGGAGAAGTTCTATGACTTCAGTCAGACTCAGGCATACCTCAAGATGGATGCTGAAACCTTGTCCAAGCACCTGTCACGAGATTCCTTGAGGATCACATCTGAGTATCAGTTAATGTGTTGTCTAGACAAGTGGTTCAGGTCAAACCCAATGAGAATTGTCAATGACGGATACACAGTGTTCTCCAAGATTCGATTCCCATTGATGTCAGAACAGGAACTGGCAATGGTTCGAGACAGTGAGATAATACAGAGATGTTCCACCCAAGTGAAAGAGCTAGTGCGTAAAGGGTATCACTATCACGACGCATGCAAAAAGGGGCATCCAATGATTGATGAGTCGACAAGGGTACGGAGCAATTCTTCGTCAATAATCCTCATCCATCACGGTACCTCATACATGCCGTTCCAGGTGACAGCCTACAATAGCAATGCTGGGATGTTTTACAGTGTCTACTCTGACGTAAATGGGAGTCGGGACTGCAGGATTGCCTCAGTGGACAACTTTGCTTACATTTGCCGAGTTGTAGATTTTGGAGGAGGGACATTGATGAGCTCCCTTTTCAGATTTGATCCAAGACATCTGATTGGTCAAGAACTTCGACCAATGAGAAGACTGCGAATCGATTTCACATTGGTTTCATTTAATCGAAGTGTGTATGCATTTGGAGGTTCGACAGAACAGTTTGCAATCTTGGACTCTGTGGAACGGTACAGCGCTGTGAACAACACATGGGAGGACATTGTAGCCATGCCAGCCCCAACTCATTCTCTATCTGCTATAGTTTACGGAGAAAGAATATACCTCTCGGGTGGCATTTCTGGGCAAGATCGACAAACTATCAATACCTTTATCAGTTTCGATCCTGCTACACAGCGCTATGAAACTAAACCAGGGATGTTTTATGCCCGGCGTCTCCATGACATGGTAGCGTATGATGGGTCTATATACGTTCTAGGGGGCATCCCAAGACCTGGGGTTCCCCTTCATGGACAAATTCCAATAGAGTGTTTTAGCTTCCATACTAATCAGTGGACAATGCTGTCGTCCACCCTTAGTGGACGGTCAGTTGGTCATTATATCAACTTTGAAGGTCAGATTCTTTCTCTGGGTCATGAGCATCACAATGCTACAGAGGATGAAATATGGGCTTATGACACAGATCTAGATGATTGGTCGAAATATGCAAAAGCTCCACAGAGAATGAGTTTGAACTCTGCTATTTGCACGCAACTGTATGTTAACTTTGATGATGAAAAGATTGcaaagaagttcataaaggagaAGTGA
- the LOC137282529 gene encoding kelch-like protein 9 isoform X2 yields the protein MSEGQKIQAEGYGDMVIQKLHTLRQNNELCDFRVSADGRVFEVHKALLAATSDYFRVMFGGVMAESKQDTVDLKGVTADGLQQVIDFIYSGEMALHYENLTEIINTASHLQVASALDVCSTYIKSLMTFDNAEDFLNIADTYSLEKVLTHWENMIQEKFYDFSQTQAYLKMDAETLSKHLSRDSLRITSEYQLMCCLDKWFRSNPMRIVNDGYTVFSKIRFPLMSEQELAMVRDSEIIQRCSTQVKELVRKGYHYHDACKKGHPMIDESTRVRSNSSSIILIHHGTSYMPFQVTAYNSNAGMFYSVYSDVNGSRDCRIASVDNFAYICRVVDFGGGTLMSSLFRFDPRHLIGQELRPMRRLRIDFTLVSFNRSVYAFGGSTEQFAILDSVERYSAVNNTWEDIVAMPAPTHSLSAIVYGERIYLSGGISGQDRQTINTFISFDPATQRYETKPGMFYARRLHDMVAYDGSIYVLGGIPRPGVPLHGQIPIECFSFHTNQWTMLSSTLSGRSVGHYINFEGQILSLGHEHHNATEDEIWAYDTDLDDWSKYAKAPQRMSLNSAICTQLYVNFDDEKIAKKFIKEK from the exons ATGAGTGAGGGCCAGAAGATCCAGGCAGAAGGATATGGGGACATGGTAATACAGAAACTTCACACACTTCGACAAAACAATGAACTCTGTGACTTTAGGGTCTCCGCTGATGGCCGCGTCTTCGAG GTCCACAAGGCCCTGCTCGCAGCCACCAGCGACTACTTCCGGGTCATGTTTGGAGGAGTCATGGCTGAGAGCAAGCAGGACACTGTTGACCTCAAGGGGGTCACGGCAGATGGCCTGCAACAGGTCATCGACTTTATCTATTCTGGAGAGATGGCGCTGCACTACGAAAACCTCACAGAAATCATCAACACTGCAAGTCACCTGCAG GTTGCATCTGCCCTTGACGTCTGCAGCACTTACATCAAGTCCCTGATGACTTTTGACAATGCTGAAGATTTCCTCAACATTGCTGACACCTATTCTCTGGAGAAGGTCCTTACACATTGGGAAAATATGATCCAGGAGAAGTTCTATGACTTCAGTCAGACTCAGGCATACCTCAAGATGGATGCTGAAACCTTGTCCAAGCACCTGTCACGAGATTCCTTGAGGATCACATCTGAGTATCAGTTAATGTGTTGTCTAGACAAGTGGTTCAGGTCAAACCCAATGAGAATTGTCAATGACGGATACACAGTGTTCTCCAAGATTCGATTCCCATTGATGTCAGAACAGGAACTGGCAATGGTTCGAGACAGTGAGATAATACAGAGATGTTCCACCCAAGTGAAAGAGCTAGTGCGTAAAGGGTATCACTATCACGACGCATGCAAAAAGGGGCATCCAATGATTGATGAGTCGACAAGGGTACGGAGCAATTCTTCGTCAATAATCCTCATCCATCACGGTACCTCATACATGCCGTTCCAGGTGACAGCCTACAATAGCAATGCTGGGATGTTTTACAGTGTCTACTCTGACGTAAATGGGAGTCGGGACTGCAGGATTGCCTCAGTGGACAACTTTGCTTACATTTGCCGAGTTGTAGATTTTGGAGGAGGGACATTGATGAGCTCCCTTTTCAGATTTGATCCAAGACATCTGATTGGTCAAGAACTTCGACCAATGAGAAGACTGCGAATCGATTTCACATTGGTTTCATTTAATCGAAGTGTGTATGCATTTGGAGGTTCGACAGAACAGTTTGCAATCTTGGACTCTGTGGAACGGTACAGCGCTGTGAACAACACATGGGAGGACATTGTAGCCATGCCAGCCCCAACTCATTCTCTATCTGCTATAGTTTACGGAGAAAGAATATACCTCTCGGGTGGCATTTCTGGGCAAGATCGACAAACTATCAATACCTTTATCAGTTTCGATCCTGCTACACAGCGCTATGAAACTAAACCAGGGATGTTTTATGCCCGGCGTCTCCATGACATGGTAGCGTATGATGGGTCTATATACGTTCTAGGGGGCATCCCAAGACCTGGGGTTCCCCTTCATGGACAAATTCCAATAGAGTGTTTTAGCTTCCATACTAATCAGTGGACAATGCTGTCGTCCACCCTTAGTGGACGGTCAGTTGGTCATTATATCAACTTTGAAGGTCAGATTCTTTCTCTGGGTCATGAGCATCACAATGCTACAGAGGATGAAATATGGGCTTATGACACAGATCTAGATGATTGGTCGAAATATGCAAAAGCTCCACAGAGAATGAGTTTGAACTCTGCTATTTGCACGCAACTGTATGTTAACTTTGATGATGAAAAGATTGcaaagaagttcataaaggagaAGTGA